Genomic segment of Staphylococcus muscae:
AACAGAGATTGAATTTGAGCTAGATGAATCTTTTACAACCGAAATGGCTCTTGTTGCAATCGGACGTCGTGCGAATATTGAACATATCGGCTTGAATAACACTGAAGTTGAAATTACTGAACAGCAGACGATTCAAACAAATCCTTACATGCAGACGAAAGCATCACACATATACGCTTCAGGTGATGTCATCGGACAACTGCAACTGGCTCATGTAGGTGCGAAGGAAGGTGTGATTGCCGTTGAACACATGTTTCAACAAGACCCATTACCAATCGATTATTCAAACATGCCAAAATGTATTTATAGCAGCCCAGAGATTGCCTCAATCGGACTGACAATAAAATCTGCAAAGGAAAAAGGTTACCAAGTTAAATCAGTAAAAGCAGCATTTAATACAAATGGCAAAGCACTCATTATGTCACCTGATATACCAGATGGTTTTGCTGAACTCATTGTTGACCGTTCGAATGGCTCTATTCTAGGCGCTAATCTAGTGGGTCAAAACGTAACTGAACAAATTAATGAACTGAGCGTTTTACAGTTTTTAAATGGTTCTGCACTCGAACTCGGCATGGCAACGCATGCGCATCCCTCGATGTCAGAGTTGTTAATGGAAATGGGTCTGAAATATGAAAATCAATCCATTCACCTATAAAAATAGGAGGAAATATTATGTTGGACTATAAACATACACAATTGAAAAAAGATGACTTGCTAGAAATATATAAAGGTATGGATTTAGGACGTAAAATTGATGAACGTATGTGGTTGTTAAACCGTGCAGGTAAAATTCCTTTTGTTATAAGTTGTCAAGGACAAGAAGCAACACAAGTAGGCACTGCCTATGCATTAAAAAAAGGGGATATTACTGCTCCTTATTATCGAGATCTTGCACTTGTTACATATTTAGGTATCACGCCTTTAGAAACGATGTATTCTGTGTTTGGTAAACGAGATGATATCAGTTCAGGTGGTAAACAAATGCCATCACATTTCAGTAAAAAAGAAATTGGTATTATGTCACAAGGGTCATCAGTTGCGACACAGCTATTACATGCGATTGGTGCAGCGCTCACTTTTAAAATGGATCAAAAACAACAAGTTGCACTGTCGACACTTGGTGAAGGAAGTTCAAATCAAGGAGACTTTCATGAAGGTCTCAACTTTGTTGGTGTTCACAAGTTACCATTTATATGCATTATTGAAAACAATCAATATGCGATATCCGTATCCAAAGACCTACAATACGGTGCAGAAAAATTGTCTGATCGTGCAAAAGGTTATGGTATGTTCGGAATAACAGTGGATGGTAACGATCCAATTGCTGTGTATCAAGCCGTTACAGAAGCGCGCGAACGTGCACTAAATGGTGAAGGAGGCACTTTGATTGAAGCGATGTGCACACGCTTAACCCCACATTCGTCAGATGATGATGATCGCTATCGAGATGAAGCGATTAAACAAGCGGATAAGGAATCCGACTGTAATAAAAGATTCAAAAAATACTTACTTGATCATCACATTGCTGATGCCACATGGTTTGACGAAATCGAACAGTCGCATAAAACAATTGTGAATGAAGCGACAAAGCGTGCAGAACAAGCCCCATATCCTGAAGTAAGAGAAACATACACATATGTCTATGAAGAGGGAGGTCCTTTCAATGCCTAAAATATCTTATCTTGAAGCGATAAAAGATGCCTTAACGATTGCACTCGAGCAAGACTCACAAACTTTTGTTTTAGGTGAAGATGTGGGTAAGAAAGGCGGTGTTTTTGGTGTAACTGCTGGTCTACAAGAGAAGTTTGGTCTCTATCGTGTTTTAGATACACCGTTGGCAGAGTCGAATATCGTCGGTTCGGCGATTGGTGCAGCTATGATGGGAAAACGTCCAATTGCTGAAATTCAATTTGCTGAATATATTTTACCTGCAACAAATCAAATTATAAGTGAAGCAGCCAAAATGCGTTATCGTTCAAACAATGATTGGCAAGTCCCTCTCACAATTCGTGCCCCTTTTGGTGGTGGCATACACGGTGCTCTGTATCATTCACAAAGTATTGAAAGTGTCTTTGCCTCAACACCCGGATTAACAGTGGTCATACCATCTAATCCATACGATGCAAAAGGACTGTTGTTAGCTGCAATTGCTTCTAACGATCCAGTTCTATTTTTCGAGCACAAAAAAGCATATCGATTATTAAAAGAAGAAGTTCCAACCGATTATTATACTGTGCCATTAGGAAAAGCAGATGTGAAACGTACGGGTACTGACATCACAGTATTTACTTACGGTCTTGCCGTGCATTATTGTATAGAAGCTGCAAATGAGTTAGCGTCATCTCAAATCAGCGTTGAAATTGTTGATCTACGTACCGTGTATCCATTAGATAAAGAAACCATTATCGAGCGAGCAAGACAAACTGGAAAATGTTTACTTGTTACTGAAGACAATTTGGAAGGCAGTGTAATGTCAGAAGTAGCCGCTATTATTGCTGAAAACTGTTTATTTGAACTTGATGCACCGATTATGCGTTTAGCCGGACCAGATGTTCCTGCTATGCCATTCTCGCCACCATTAGAAGATGAATTTATGATTAACACTGAAAAAATTAAAAATAAAATGCGCGAACTTGCTGAATATTAAAGGAGGCAAATCCATGGATATTAAAATGCCAAAATTAGGTGAAAGTGTACATGAAGGTACGATTGAACAATGGCTTGTAAGTGTCGGTGATCGTGTAGAAGAATATGATCCGCTTTGCGAAGTCATTACAGATAAAGTGACAGCTGAAGTGCCTTCTTCTTTTGCCGGTGTTGTAACAGCACTTCACGCTGAACCAGGAGATATCGTCTCAATCGGAACAGTGATTTGTTCGATAGAGGTCGAAAATAGTACACAACATGAAGAAAATCATATGTTAGTTGAAACATCTTTACCAGCATCTGAATCACTTGAATCTACAACGCAGCCTGGTCAGTCAGCTGCTGAGAAAAATAACGGACGCTATTCACCCGTTGTATTCAAACTCGCATCGGCATATGAAATAGATTTGAATCAAGTACCTGGCACAGGTTTTAATGGCCGTGTTACTAAAAAAGACATGATGCATTATATTGAAAACAACAAACAAACGCAAAACAAAGAATTAAGCGATAAACCTAAGACAACTAATGATTCAAATAATAGCCGAGCTGAGAAAACGATACCTGTTAACGGAGTACGACGACAAATCGCAAATAAAATGGCACAAAGTGTGCAAGAAATTCCACATGCTTGGATGCAAATTGAAGTTGATGCCACTGAATTAGTTAAAACACGAGAACATTACAAAGCATCATTTAAAGAACAAGAAGGCTACAATTTAACCTATTTTGCATTTTTTATTAAAGCAGTCGCTGAAACTTTAAAGAAATACCCTATGTTAAACAGTTCTTGGAAAGATGATGAAATTGTGATTCATGATGGTATTCATCTTTCTATTGCTGTTGCGCATAACGACCAGTTATATGTGCCAGTGATTCATCATGCTGATGAAAAATCGATCAAAGGTATTGCGAAAGAGATTCATACACTAGCTATGAAAGTGCGCAACAATCAATTAACGACATCAGACATGACGGGTGGCACATTCACTGTCAATAATACAGGAACGTTTGGATCAGTGAGTTCAATGGGCATTATTAACCATCCGCAGGCAGCCATCTTACAAGTGGAGTCAATTGTTAAGAGACCTGTCATTGTCAACGACATGATTGCGATACGTCATATGGTGAATTTATGCCTTTCAATCGATCATCGTATATTAGACGGGCTTCAAGCTGGTATGTTTTTAAATGATGTAAAACAACAAATTGAGCATATGACATTGGATCAAACTTCGATTTATTAAGCAACAATTTATGAATTTAAGAGATTCAGAAATTGAATTGATATGAAACCTTTAGTAAAATGAAATTATATCAACAACGGAGGTAGATACAATGGACTTAAGTTTCGATTTATATATGAACAATGTTGTTCAACAAGCACGTGAAGATTTGGTGAAAGCTGGATACGAAGAATTAACAACTGAAGAAGAAGTAGATAATGTATTCAAGCAAGATGGTACAACACTTGTGATGATCAACTCAGTTTGTGGCTGTGCCGGTGGTATGGCGCGTCCAGCAGCACAACATGCTTTACACTATGATGTATTACCTGATCGCTTGGTTACAGTATTTGCAGGTCAAGATAAAGAAGCAACACAACGTGCACGTGATTACTTTGAAGGTTATGCACCATCAAGTCCTTCATTCGCTTTGATGAAAGATGGTAAAATCACTGAAATGATTGAGCGCCATCAAATCGAAGGTCACGACACAATGGATGTTATTACGCAATTGCAACGTTTATTTGATAAATATTGTGTAGCAGAGTAAGGAGTGGACCGTATGTTACGTTTGAATCCATATCGAATTGGGTGGCGAACGATTAAAACTGCGGTCGGTATGGCACTAGGTGTAATTATCGCCAAACTAATGGGATTAGATAATTATGCATCTAGTGCCATTTTAGTTGTTCTATGCATAAAGGACACTAAAATGAACTCCGTTAAAGCCATTTGGTCTCGTCTTGTCTCCTGTATGATTGCTATGGGATTCGGTGCCACCATCTTTCCATTACTTGGGCAACATGCCTGGGTACTAGGTCTTATTGTGCTATTTTTTATTCCACTTACTGTTATGTTTAATACGCAAGAAGGTGTCGTGACAAGCATCGTTATCTTACTGCACTTTTTTAATGCTACAACGATTGATATTAACTTAGTTTTGAATGAAATGATGCTGTTATTAATAGGACTTTCTATCGCCTTTATCATGAATACGTTTATGCCAAGTTTCGAAAAAGAATTGACAAGTTATCAAAATGATATTGAAGCACAAATACGTCATATATTTTATGCATACAGCACGATGTGCTCAAAAGATACACCCACATGTGACTTGTCATTTGATCAATTGTTATTAACGATTCGAAAAGCGAAATCAGTTGCCTTTCGTGATGTTAAAAATCACTTTGTCAGAAATGAAAATAGTTTTTATCACTATTTTGATATGCGCCAAGATCAAGTGGACATTCTCCAACGAATTCATTTTAATTTGAATCATATGACAGTGGATGATGTTTTACTTCCAAAAGTAGCACAACTTTTTAAAGAAATGGCAGACAATGTGAATGAAAATAACTATACCGCAATGCGTTTACACATGTTGTATGATATCAGGTTGCAAATAGACGACTTACCTTTGCCAGATTCTCATGATGCACTGCATACACGTGCGAGTATTATTCAAATTTTATACGACACAGAAGCTTATTTAAATATTAAGTCAAACTTCGGATCACTCAAGCTATATCATGAAGTCAACTAATATTTAAGAAGTGTAAAAAGAGGATGCCCAAACAATTAAATGGGCATCCTTCTATATTTCAGTCACTACATGCTTAATAATGGCGCAACGCCTGTTAATATTAGTGATACGATAATTGCTAACAACATCACAATAAGCAATACTTTTCTAAACTTCTTGTTTTGCACGTTTAATTGCCTCCATTTACCTTATATGTTGATTCATGTTTAGTATTAACACAAATTATAACATCTTTAAAATATATTTCTCAAGTCACATTGAAACATATACATTTTGCAAAACGTTCAATTTTCGATACACTTATAATGATTTAAAAAGGGGGACTTATGCATGATAAATCAAGAACGTTTAGTAAATACTTTTTTAGAGTTAGTTCAAATTGACTCTGAAACGGGTCATGAAGAAACGATTCAACCAATCTTAAAAGGTAAATTTGAACAACTTGGATTGATTGTAAAAGAAGATAACGCAAAAGCACAGACAGGATTCGGAGCAAACAACTTAATTTGCACACTTCCTGCAACAGATAACACGAGAGAAAAAATCTATTTTACGAGTCACATGGATACGGTTGTACCCGGTAAAGGGGTAAAACCAGTGATTGAAGATGGTGTTATTAAATCTGATGGCACAACGATATTAGGTGCAGATGATAAAGCTGGACTTGCTACAATTTTAGAAGTGCTTCACATCATTCAAGAGAATAACTTGCCACACGGACAAATTCAGTTTGTTATAACAGTCGGTGAAGAATCTGGTTTAGTCGGTGCAAAAGCATTGAACCCAGATGATATAGATGCAGCATACGGCTATGCGATTGACTCTGCCGTACCGGTCGGTAATTTTACCATTGGCGCACCTTATCAAATGCAAATCAAAGCGACGATTCATGGTAAAACAGCACATGCTAGCACACCTGACAAAGGTAATAGTGCCATCAATATCGCTGCCAAAGCAATCAGTCAAATGAAACTCGGTAAAATTGACCATGAAACGACTGCCAATATTGGGAAATTTGAAGGTGGTGGTCCAACGAATATCGTGACGGATCTTGTGAATATTTGGGCAGAAGCACGATCACATTCAGAAGAAAAAATTATGGCTCAAACTGCGCATATGCGTAAAACATTTGAAGACACTGCAAAATCATTTGGATGTGATGCAGAAGTCTCAACAGAACTTGCATATCCAGGATTTTTAGTTACTGAAGATGAAGTTGTTTACCAAAAAGCACAAATCGCTGCAAAATCTATTGGCCTGATTGGCGAACCAACAATTGGGGGTGGCGGTTCAGATGGTAATATTATCAGTCAATTCGGTATCCCAACTGTTATCCTTGGCGTTGGCTATGAAGCCATTCATACAACCAATGAATCAATTGCAATTCAATCATTAGAAAATCTTGTAAGTTACGTATTGAAACTAATAGAGATTGCGTAATTTTGCGCAGTATAAGTGTTTGAAATCATATAATATGATACAATTAACCCGTAATTTATAATAAGAGAGGTAAGTAGAATATGACACAACAAATTGGTGTAATCGGCTTAGCGGTTATGGGAAAAAATTTGGCATGGAATATTGAGTCACGCGGATACAGCGTTTCAGTATACAATCGTTCGTCTGACAAAACAGATCTCATGGTCAAAGAATCAGCAGGCAAAAACATCGTTCCAACTTATTCCATTGAAGAATTTGTTCAATCACTTGAAAAACCACGTAAAATTTTATTGATGGTTAAAGCAGGCGAAGCAACAGATAAGACAATCGAAACATTATTGCCACTACTAGATAAAGACGATATTTTAATCGATGGTGGTAATACAAACTATCAAGATACCATTCGACGTAATAAAGCACTTGCTGAAAGTGGTATTAACTTCATTGGTACAGGTGTGTCAGGCGGCGAAGTAGGGGCGCTTACTGGACCTTCAATGATGCCAGGTGGTCAAAAAGAAGCTTATGAAAAAGTAGCAGATATTTTAGCTTCTATTTCAGCTAAAGCAGCAGACGGCACACCTTGTGTCACATATATTGGGCCAAATGGTGCAGGTCACTATGTAAAAATGGTTCATAATGGTATTGAATATGCAGATATGCAATTGATCGCCGAAAGTTACAACATGATGAAAAACTTATTAGGTATGGATCATGAAGAAATTTCAGCAACATTCAAAGAGTGGAATACTGGAGAATTAGAAAGTTACCTTATCGAAATTACGGGTGATATTTTCACAAAACTTGATGAAAATGGCGAACCCCTTGTTGAAAAAATTATGGATAAAGCAGGCCAAAAAGGTACAGGTAAATGGACTTCAATTAACGCATTAGAACTTGGTGCGCCACTGACAATTATTACTGAATCTGTATTTGCACGTTTTATCTCATCATTAAAAGCACAACGTGTTCATGCTTCATCATTATTAAATGGTCCTGAAGCGGCGTTCACTGGTGATAAAGCAGCATTTTTAGAAAAAATTCGTCGTGCGTTATATATGAGTAAAATTTGCTCATACGCACAAGGTTTCGATCAAATGAAATCTGCAAGTGAAGAAAATGAATGGAACTTACAACTGGGTGAATTAGCGATGATTTGGCGTGAAGGTTGTATCATCCGTGCGCAATTCTTACAAAAAATTAAAGATGCGTATGATAAAGATGCAAACTTACAAAACCTTCTACTTGATGATTACTTTAAAGAAATCGTTACTGAATATCAACAAGCACTTCGTGACGTTGTCGCAATGGGTGTTCAAAACGGTGTCGCAATTCCTGGATTTGCTGCAAGTATTAACTACTATGATAGTTACAGAAGTGCAGACTTACCAGCTAACTTAATTCAAGCACAACGTGACTACTTTGGTGCGCATACTTATGAGCGTAAAGACAAAGAAGGTACATTCCATACTCAATGGACAAACTAATATTTGAAATTTAAAAAAGCTGTACGTTATCAAAACATAAGATAACGTACAGCTTTTTTGTCAGTTTTCGATGTTGACTGGCACACATAATTGAATTTTTGTAAACGCATCATCAAAAGAAATATCAAGTGGATATATTTCTAGATATAATCTGTTTCTTTCATACGGTAACGTTAATTGTAAGCTTGTTTCGATGTAGTGCCATGCTTCACTGGTTGCATAGTCAATTTCTCCTTGCAAATTGAAGACGGCAAATTGTTGCTCTGATAGGAAACGGTCTTCCAGATGTGCAGGAAATCGCTCACTTGCGACACCGACAAAAACCTCAAGGCCATGATCAAGTGGACAGCTGATCACGAACAGTTCATGAGGGCTTCGATCGTTATATCGAATGATATCCTTTAAACGGCCGTCTGTTTGTAAGTCTTCCAAAAAGTCTGGAATAATAAAGTGATTATCTAATTGTTCAGTTGGTATAAACCTTGAATACCCAACCAGTGATAAATCACCTATATTTTCTAATCGATATGGATATGGGGAGTTCGATGTTGTTGTTAGTTTTAAGTAGAGTCGGTCTTGAATTTTGAGTTGATCTTGCTTCGCCTTAGCTTGTAATGGTGATACACCGTGATAATCACTAAAATCATGCGCAAAAGCATTTGCGTCTGGATAGCGATATCGCTTTGCCAAATCAATCATGCGATTTGCACCATGAATCAAATCATGTGCCGCCAACGTCAAACGTCTCGCACGACAGTATTGGAAAGGGGTGACACCTACAATCATTGTAAAAGATTGTTCCAAATGATAAGGAGAAATCCCAACGTAATCACTT
This window contains:
- the brxB gene encoding bacilliredoxin BrxB; this translates as MDLSFDLYMNNVVQQAREDLVKAGYEELTTEEEVDNVFKQDGTTLVMINSVCGCAGGMARPAAQHALHYDVLPDRLVTVFAGQDKEATQRARDYFEGYAPSSPSFALMKDGKITEMIERHQIEGHDTMDVITQLQRLFDKYCVAE
- a CDS encoding thiamine pyrophosphate-dependent dehydrogenase E1 component subunit alpha, with translation MLDYKHTQLKKDDLLEIYKGMDLGRKIDERMWLLNRAGKIPFVISCQGQEATQVGTAYALKKGDITAPYYRDLALVTYLGITPLETMYSVFGKRDDISSGGKQMPSHFSKKEIGIMSQGSSVATQLLHAIGAALTFKMDQKQQVALSTLGEGSSNQGDFHEGLNFVGVHKLPFICIIENNQYAISVSKDLQYGAEKLSDRAKGYGMFGITVDGNDPIAVYQAVTEARERALNGEGGTLIEAMCTRLTPHSSDDDDRYRDEAIKQADKESDCNKRFKKYLLDHHIADATWFDEIEQSHKTIVNEATKRAEQAPYPEVRETYTYVYEEGGPFNA
- a CDS encoding AraC family transcriptional regulator is translated as MDVIKHVQQAIVYIEDHLLESFDFQTLSDYVGISPYHLEQSFTMIVGVTPFQYCRARRLTLAAHDLIHGANRMIDLAKRYRYPDANAFAHDFSDYHGVSPLQAKAKQDQLKIQDRLYLKLTTTSNSPYPYRLENIGDLSLVGYSRFIPTEQLDNHFIIPDFLEDLQTDGRLKDIIRYNDRSPHELFVISCPLDHGLEVFVGVASERFPAHLEDRFLSEQQFAVFNLQGEIDYATSEAWHYIETSLQLTLPYERNRLYLEIYPLDISFDDAFTKIQLCVPVNIEN
- a CDS encoding M20/M25/M40 family metallo-hydrolase, yielding MINQERLVNTFLELVQIDSETGHEETIQPILKGKFEQLGLIVKEDNAKAQTGFGANNLICTLPATDNTREKIYFTSHMDTVVPGKGVKPVIEDGVIKSDGTTILGADDKAGLATILEVLHIIQENNLPHGQIQFVITVGEESGLVGAKALNPDDIDAAYGYAIDSAVPVGNFTIGAPYQMQIKATIHGKTAHASTPDKGNSAINIAAKAISQMKLGKIDHETTANIGKFEGGGPTNIVTDLVNIWAEARSHSEEKIMAQTAHMRKTFEDTAKSFGCDAEVSTELAYPGFLVTEDEVVYQKAQIAAKSIGLIGEPTIGGGGSDGNIISQFGIPTVILGVGYEAIHTTNESIAIQSLENLVSYVLKLIEIA
- a CDS encoding alpha-ketoacid dehydrogenase subunit beta, which gives rise to MPKISYLEAIKDALTIALEQDSQTFVLGEDVGKKGGVFGVTAGLQEKFGLYRVLDTPLAESNIVGSAIGAAMMGKRPIAEIQFAEYILPATNQIISEAAKMRYRSNNDWQVPLTIRAPFGGGIHGALYHSQSIESVFASTPGLTVVIPSNPYDAKGLLLAAIASNDPVLFFEHKKAYRLLKEEVPTDYYTVPLGKADVKRTGTDITVFTYGLAVHYCIEAANELASSQISVEIVDLRTVYPLDKETIIERARQTGKCLLVTEDNLEGSVMSEVAAIIAENCLFELDAPIMRLAGPDVPAMPFSPPLEDEFMINTEKIKNKMRELAEY
- the prli42 gene encoding stressosome-associated protein Prli42 — protein: MQNKKFRKVLLIVMLLAIIVSLILTGVAPLLSM
- the gndA gene encoding NADP-dependent phosphogluconate dehydrogenase, encoding MTQQIGVIGLAVMGKNLAWNIESRGYSVSVYNRSSDKTDLMVKESAGKNIVPTYSIEEFVQSLEKPRKILLMVKAGEATDKTIETLLPLLDKDDILIDGGNTNYQDTIRRNKALAESGINFIGTGVSGGEVGALTGPSMMPGGQKEAYEKVADILASISAKAADGTPCVTYIGPNGAGHYVKMVHNGIEYADMQLIAESYNMMKNLLGMDHEEISATFKEWNTGELESYLIEITGDIFTKLDENGEPLVEKIMDKAGQKGTGKWTSINALELGAPLTIITESVFARFISSLKAQRVHASSLLNGPEAAFTGDKAAFLEKIRRALYMSKICSYAQGFDQMKSASEENEWNLQLGELAMIWREGCIIRAQFLQKIKDAYDKDANLQNLLLDDYFKEIVTEYQQALRDVVAMGVQNGVAIPGFAASINYYDSYRSADLPANLIQAQRDYFGAHTYERKDKEGTFHTQWTN
- a CDS encoding aromatic acid exporter family protein, producing the protein MLRLNPYRIGWRTIKTAVGMALGVIIAKLMGLDNYASSAILVVLCIKDTKMNSVKAIWSRLVSCMIAMGFGATIFPLLGQHAWVLGLIVLFFIPLTVMFNTQEGVVTSIVILLHFFNATTIDINLVLNEMMLLLIGLSIAFIMNTFMPSFEKELTSYQNDIEAQIRHIFYAYSTMCSKDTPTCDLSFDQLLLTIRKAKSVAFRDVKNHFVRNENSFYHYFDMRQDQVDILQRIHFNLNHMTVDDVLLPKVAQLFKEMADNVNENNYTAMRLHMLYDIRLQIDDLPLPDSHDALHTRASIIQILYDTEAYLNIKSNFGSLKLYHEVN